The Pseudonocardia sp. HH130630-07 DNA window GCAGCGCTTCGACGAGCAGGTCGCCCGCAACGTCACCGAGGCGATGATGGACGTCGCGACGAACGACGACCTGGAGCTGCCCGGCGGCCAGGAGGTCGCGGCGAAGACCGGCACGGTCCAGTCCCGGTTCGAGGGCCAGAACAACGACGCCTGGTTCGCCGGGTTCACCCCGGGGATCGCGACCGCCGTCTGGGTCGGCACCGACCGCAACGACCCGATCCAGAACGCGTCCGGCGACCCGATCAACGGCAAGGACCTCCCCGGTGAGGTGTGGCAGGGGTTCATGGCCGACGCCGTCCGCGGCGGGGACACCGTCGAGTTCCCGACCTTCCGGCCGCTCGGCGACGCCCCGTCCGAGCTCGCGGCGAACGAGCCGACCGCGCCCCCGACACCGACGGCCACCGCGACGACCGCGCCGCCGCCCCCGGAGCCGCCGGAGCAGCCGCCGCCGGCCGAGGCGCCCGCCGCGCCGACCGGCACCCCGGAGCCGGACCCGGGCCTCGACCCGCTGCGCGCTCCCGACGAGGACCAGCCCCCGGAGAACGACGAGGACCGGGCCGCCGAGCCGACGTTCGGCTAGGGCGTGTCTCCCATATGGGTGTCCGGACTGCCGGCAGGATGAGCCGGTGAGTTCGTCGAGGTTCGCGCTGCTCTCGGATGCTCAGTGGCAGTTGATCGGGCCGCTGCTGCCCTCCAACGCCGGGCGGCGTGGGCACCCGTTCGGCGAGGATCGCCGCGTGGTGGAGGGGATCATCTTCCGATACCGAACCGGGATCCCCTGGCGAGATCTGCCGCGGGAGCAGTTCGGGCCCTGGCAAACGGTGTGGAAGCGACACCGCCGCTACGCCGCTGACGGCACCTGGGACACCGTGCTGGCCGCACTGTTGGCCCAGGCCGACGCCAAGGGCGAGATCGACTGGACGGTGTTGACAGGTGTCGGTGGACGCCACGATCAACCGGGCGCACCAGCACGCCACGAACACCACCCGCCCCGAGCAGGACACAGGGGGCACGGTCGAACTACACGAAATCCCCTGACGGGTTCATGCCCAGCCCGCTCGGCGGACCGCGAGAACCCGCAGGTCACGGCATCGGCCGTTCCCGTGGCGGGCTGACGACGAAGATCCATGCCGCGGTCGACCGGCGGGGCCGGCCGCTGGCGGTGGTGGTGACCGGCGGGCAGCGCAACGACGGCGCCATGCTCGAGCAGGTCCTGGCCGACATCCGCGTCCCCCGCCTCGGCGCGGGACGGTCCCGCACCCGACCCGACGCCGTGGTGGCCGACCGGGCCTACTCATCCGGGGTCAACCGGCGCGCACTGGCCCGCCGCTCGATCACCACCGTCATCCCGCAGAAACGCGACGAGATCGCCGCCCGCAAACGCCGCGGCTCCCTCGGCGGCAGACCACCCGGACTCGACGTTGAGACCTACAAGGGCCGCAACGTCGTGGAACGCCACTTCACCCTGACCAAGCAGTGGCGCGGGCTGGCCACCCGCTACGACAAACTCGCCATCACCTATCGCGCCGCCACCGTCCTCAGCGCCTGCATCACCTGGTCACGCCTATTGGGAGACATGCCCTAGTGCCCCGGGCCCCGGCGCCGGGCTACCGTGACACGGTGACCGGAGACCATCACTTCGAGGTGGTGGCCTGGCGGGCCGACCGCAGGCTGACCCTGTACGTGCCGGGCATCGAGGCCTCGACCACGGTCGAGGACCCACGGACGGCGGAGGACGCGGTGCGTGGCCTGATCGCCGATCTCACCGGGATGGAGCCGGGTGAGATCACCTGCGACATCCGGCTGGGTCGGCCCTGGCGGTCCGGGATCTGACCCGGCGCCCGGTCACGGCGGGGGCACCAGTGCCCCGGCCGCCGCCGTCCCGACCGCGGCGGCCAGCGCGTCGAGGACGGTGGTCCGCAACGTCCAGTGCTGCCAGAACAGCGGTACGTCCAGGTAGCGGTCGGGGTTCAGCAGCACCAACCGGCCGGCGTCGGCGGCGGCCCGGGCCGGGGCGTCGGTGAACATGCCCCAGCCGAGCCCGGCCCGGACGGCCGCGTGGTACCCCGTCGGCCGCCGGCACCCGGTGCGCGGGGCCGCTGCACCGCCGGTGGGTGAGCTGCCGGACGAACCGGGTCTGCAGCCGGTCCTTCAGGCCGAAGTCGACGCGCGGCGCGACCGGGAACGCCGCCGCCGGATCGCGTCCGGCGAACCACCGGTCGTACACCGCCCGGGCCGCCACCGGCCGGTACCGGGTGGCGCCGAGCGGACGGAC harbors:
- a CDS encoding ArgP/LysG family DNA-binding transcriptional regulator; this encodes MYDRGRLAALSAVVEQGSFEAAAELLSITPSAVSQRIRALERQTRQVLVRRSRPCVPTDAGRTLLRLARQVTVLEGEVDRYLADDPDGAVHLPIAVNADSVTHWFLTAVVPLAEAHGVRLDLHVDDEEHTAALLREGSVVGAVTTSSVPVQGCTVRPLGATRYRPVAARAVYDRWFAGRDPAAAFPVAPRVDFGLKDRLQTRFVRQLTHRRCSGPAHRVPAADGVPRGRPGRARLGHVHRRPGPGRRRRRPVGAAEPRPLPGRTAVLAALDVADHRPRRAGRRGRDGGGRGTGAPAVTGRRVRSRTARADPAGCRR